A stretch of Fundicoccus culcitae DNA encodes these proteins:
- a CDS encoding two-component system regulatory protein YycI: MDYKRIQVLLIVFFLVFDIYLVYQLLAQVDFGRENVANNQDLVKIEERLDSRGITLYQELSTDTESLPLIKADYNTVLQDNAGQLVNQITSVSENGILESTFAETIDLEGLIASDTAGLSLEQASYLMENYLSQDEYFINGDEYRQWWYVPSTRTIIFWMTAYDGAPIVDGSAEIRISLDEDYNMQSYRQTYVTDLVAIEEDEPFDLISQENSLEVLDNRLQTFIPSNAYIVHITLSYAQYTSLNDYQIYSPVWNVVYSYSDGQVGSMLVDAIRGEVLVRRSNGS, from the coding sequence ATGGACTATAAACGCATACAAGTTTTGTTAATTGTCTTCTTTTTGGTCTTTGATATTTATTTGGTTTATCAATTATTAGCCCAAGTGGATTTTGGACGTGAAAATGTAGCCAACAATCAAGATCTGGTTAAAATTGAAGAGCGGCTTGATAGTCGCGGCATCACCTTGTATCAGGAATTATCCACCGACACTGAAAGTCTGCCCCTGATTAAAGCGGATTACAACACGGTTTTACAAGATAATGCCGGACAACTTGTCAACCAAATCACCTCCGTTTCTGAAAATGGCATTTTGGAAAGCACCTTTGCCGAAACGATTGACCTGGAAGGCCTGATTGCCAGCGACACCGCCGGCTTATCGTTAGAACAAGCCTCCTATTTGATGGAAAATTATTTGTCCCAAGACGAATATTTCATTAATGGCGATGAATACCGCCAATGGTGGTATGTCCCCTCAACGCGGACCATCATCTTTTGGATGACCGCTTACGATGGCGCCCCCATCGTTGATGGTTCGGCCGAAATTCGCATTTCGTTGGACGAAGATTATAACATGCAAAGTTACCGCCAAACTTACGTGACCGACCTTGTGGCCATTGAAGAAGATGAGCCTTTCGACCTCATCTCGCAAGAAAATTCCTTGGAAGTCCTGGATAATCGCCTCCAAACCTTTATCCCTTCCAACGCCTACATCGTTCACATCACCCTAAGTTACGCCCAATACACCAGCCTGAACGATTACCAAATCTACTCACCCGTCTGGAACGTCGTCTACTCCTACAGCGACGGCCAAGTCGGCTCCATGCTGGTCGACGCCATCCGCGGCGAAGTCCTCGTCCGCCGTTCCAACGGCTCCTAA
- a CDS encoding ABC transporter ATP-binding protein: MKRLLEIKDLEKIYNQAGQPTAALAGISFDVLEGEFLGIMGPSGSGKSTLLNCIATIIKPTTGQIYLDKENISDFSRNSLADFRGQRMGYLFQAFELLDNLTARENIMLPLSIHGQSQSQQQEKVEAIARYFEVDDILDQFPTQLSGGQKQRVAAARSLIMDPSLILADEPTGALDSRSAKTLMEKLKGMNENQQRTILMVTHDANAASYCSRILFIQDGVIFHELRRKTQESKQAFYVRILHVVSQLGGGSANVL, translated from the coding sequence ATGAAACGATTATTAGAAATCAAAGATCTAGAAAAAATTTATAACCAAGCAGGACAACCGACAGCAGCCTTGGCGGGAATTAGTTTTGATGTACTGGAAGGGGAATTTCTAGGGATTATGGGGCCGAGTGGGTCGGGTAAATCAACGCTACTCAACTGTATTGCTACCATAATTAAACCAACAACAGGCCAAATATATTTAGATAAAGAAAATATTAGTGATTTTAGTCGGAATAGTCTAGCGGATTTTCGTGGTCAGCGGATGGGATATTTATTTCAGGCGTTTGAATTATTGGATAACTTAACGGCACGGGAAAATATTATGTTACCCTTATCCATTCATGGACAGTCGCAAAGCCAACAACAGGAAAAGGTTGAGGCTATTGCTAGATATTTTGAAGTAGATGATATTCTTGACCAATTTCCCACCCAACTATCGGGCGGTCAAAAACAACGTGTCGCAGCGGCACGCAGTTTGATTATGGATCCGTCGCTAATATTAGCTGATGAGCCAACCGGCGCCTTAGACTCACGGTCGGCTAAGACCTTGATGGAAAAATTAAAAGGCATGAATGAAAATCAACAGCGTACCATCTTGATGGTAACCCATGATGCCAATGCAGCCAGCTATTGCTCAAGAATCTTATTTATTCAAGATGGCGTTATTTTCCATGAACTAAGACGCAAAACACAAGAAAGCAAACAAGCTTTTTATGTGCGGATACTGCATGTGGTGTCACAATTAGGGGGTGGCAGCGCTAATGTTCTCTAA
- a CDS encoding ABC transporter permease, which yields MFSKLVFQQAQRTRRENGIYFLTLVTAIAAFYIILSLENQSVFRFLRTFESQAIDQLFSYMPILYLFTLFLLFALVLFANSYQLDRRSQEFGIYLLLGLKQSRLWLMLWAESLFTSAISLILGIGSGLLLSELISLTTARFIGQGIIGHQFSFSFRAAIITIIGFLAIQFLALFIVSFKIFRPEIKTLLDGQTLEKQKRPKPLINITVFLMGCLCLFVAYALAINGFPNSNTLQLLLAVILGIIGTLAVIKGAAALIRFATNDTGLVIFTRRQLQESITTRSLSLTASSLLLMVAMVALGQGALMIINSVDDINPPSAVYDFTVVAQDTSEETQIENLLLAYAEAGQLTHLNPLVMGPARNVTIDYRPFVDRLLADLPEELQREYAQSSDSIYLSTDQLPQEYVLNILQRDNQMTTLMPLSAYNRLLEAAGESQLALNQHQAVYYTNPMIDNQQLNLEIESARQEGISLIAFDEQPIQLIPHELQKDLVTDRSITLISALVITDQQFEAFTPTDSRTTYWNFKLPADILAEKGQMLAFQDMSANLANQNLTYESYLHNYGRQLFYIAAGSYTFLYLAIVFLIIACTVIGLQFLTQQQQTNRRYQTLLFLGATPHQINTSLKQQVKWIFLFPLLPAIISGAVAIYAMNTYFFLNTDFVQINWQTNVFILTLLVLFLFILGGYAYLIYRTAQKDVQKQLYRMT from the coding sequence ATGTTCTCTAAATTAGTCTTTCAACAAGCACAAAGAACCCGCAGAGAAAATGGGATTTATTTTCTAACACTAGTGACAGCAATCGCCGCTTTTTACATTATTTTATCCCTTGAAAATCAATCCGTTTTTCGCTTCTTACGCACGTTTGAAAGCCAAGCGATTGATCAGCTTTTTAGTTACATGCCCATCTTGTATTTATTCACCTTATTTTTATTATTTGCCTTAGTATTATTTGCTAACAGTTATCAACTCGATCGCCGCAGCCAAGAGTTTGGCATTTATTTATTATTGGGCTTGAAACAGAGCCGTCTATGGTTGATGTTATGGGCTGAATCACTCTTCACATCAGCCATCAGCCTCATCCTCGGCATCGGCAGCGGTCTGCTATTATCTGAATTAATCAGTTTAACCACCGCACGCTTTATCGGCCAAGGCATCATCGGCCACCAATTCAGTTTTTCATTTAGAGCCGCCATTATCACCATTATTGGCTTTTTAGCCATCCAATTTTTAGCGTTATTTATTGTGAGCTTTAAAATTTTCCGTCCGGAAATCAAAACACTCCTCGACGGCCAAACCCTAGAAAAACAAAAAAGACCAAAACCCCTAATAAATATCACTGTTTTTCTTATGGGTTGCCTGTGCTTATTCGTTGCCTATGCTCTTGCTATTAATGGTTTTCCAAACTCAAATACGCTACAATTACTCTTAGCGGTTATATTAGGTATCATTGGAACTTTGGCCGTTATCAAAGGTGCGGCTGCTTTAATCCGTTTTGCCACCAACGACACAGGATTAGTTATTTTTACCCGCAGACAACTGCAAGAAAGTATTACTACACGCTCCTTAAGTTTGACTGCAAGTTCGCTACTCTTAATGGTTGCGATGGTTGCATTGGGGCAAGGGGCGCTGATGATTATTAATTCAGTGGATGATATTAACCCTCCATCAGCTGTTTATGACTTTACGGTTGTTGCACAAGACACATCTGAAGAGACGCAAATTGAAAACTTACTGCTTGCGTATGCAGAAGCAGGTCAATTGACGCATTTAAATCCTTTAGTTATGGGACCTGCACGCAATGTCACCATTGACTATCGTCCGTTCGTGGACCGATTACTAGCGGATTTACCGGAAGAATTGCAAAGGGAATATGCACAAAGCAGTGATTCAATTTACTTATCAACCGATCAACTTCCCCAAGAATATGTGTTAAATATTCTTCAAAGAGATAACCAAATGACCACCTTGATGCCACTGTCGGCTTATAATCGATTACTGGAAGCGGCAGGTGAGTCACAGCTGGCGTTGAATCAGCATCAAGCGGTCTATTACACCAACCCAATGATTGACAATCAACAACTTAACCTAGAAATTGAGTCGGCACGTCAAGAAGGTATTTCTTTAATTGCTTTTGACGAACAACCCATTCAACTTATCCCACATGAACTGCAAAAGGATTTAGTCACCGACCGCTCAATTACTTTAATATCGGCTCTAGTAATCACTGACCAACAGTTTGAAGCCTTTACGCCAACGGATTCACGGACGACTTACTGGAATTTCAAACTGCCAGCAGACATCTTGGCGGAAAAAGGACAAATGCTGGCTTTTCAAGACATGAGTGCGAATTTAGCTAATCAAAACTTGACCTACGAAAGCTATTTGCATAATTATGGGCGTCAATTATTTTACATTGCAGCCGGTAGTTACACCTTTCTTTATTTAGCGATTGTCTTTCTAATTATTGCATGCACAGTCATTGGCTTACAATTCTTAACCCAACAACAACAAACGAACCGCCGTTACCAAACACTCCTCTTCTTAGGAGCAACCCCCCATCAAATAAATACCTCACTCAAACAACAAGTGAAATGGATCTTTTTATTTCCGCTACTTCCTGCCATAATCAGTGGAGCGGTTGCGATTTATGCGATGAATACCTATTTTTTCTTGAATACCGACTTTGTACAAATTAACTGGCAAACCAATGTCTTTATTTTAACCTTACTAGTGTTATTTTTGTTCATCTTAGGAGGCTATGCTTACTTAATTTACCGAACCGCCCAAAAGGATGTTCAAAAGCAACTTTACCGCATGACATAG
- a CDS encoding response regulator: protein MATITIVEDDQLLRQELRYLLEKTGYEVRTMTQFDDQLIENIKISETDLLLLDLNLPHQSGFEICKQLTATTNLPILVLTTRDQLKDELKALELGADDYVTKPFNTEKLLARIQSVLRRSSGQTHINRLGSLQLDTQTFTVYVHNQVKVLNQNEGKILLYLMQLSPQTVTKEALTYFVWGTNQYIDENTLQVNIGRLRKNLNELGLFNSIETVRGQGYRLRHLQKEG, encoded by the coding sequence ATGGCGACAATTACGATTGTGGAAGATGACCAGCTGTTACGCCAAGAGCTGCGATATTTATTAGAGAAGACAGGCTATGAAGTTAGGACAATGACTCAGTTTGATGATCAGCTGATTGAAAACATTAAAATCTCAGAGACCGATCTGCTCCTTTTGGATTTGAATTTGCCACATCAATCAGGCTTTGAGATTTGTAAACAGTTGACGGCAACGACCAATCTACCCATCCTTGTTTTAACCACCAGAGACCAGTTGAAAGATGAGCTGAAAGCTTTGGAATTAGGGGCTGATGACTATGTTACCAAACCCTTTAACACGGAAAAGTTACTGGCTCGCATTCAGAGTGTGCTTCGCCGTTCCTCTGGCCAAACCCACATCAATCGCTTAGGCTCTCTTCAATTAGACACGCAGACATTTACCGTCTATGTTCACAATCAAGTGAAAGTCCTTAATCAAAACGAAGGGAAAATATTGCTTTACTTGATGCAACTGAGTCCACAAACGGTCACAAAAGAAGCCTTGACGTACTTTGTTTGGGGAACCAACCAATATATCGATGAGAACACCCTTCAGGTCAATATAGGCCGCTTAAGAAAAAATTTAAATGAGCTAGGTCTGTTTAATAGCATTGAAACGGTTAGAGGACAAGGCTATCGCTTGAGACATTTACAGAAAGAAGGCTAA